The Natranaerobius trueperi genome segment TTTCTATAAATGTTTAAATTAAAATCTTCTAAATTCAATTTATCCTTTGAAGTCAAAGTTGGTTGGAAAATATTTGATTGAAAATAAAGTGTATTTTTTTCATCCCTATTAGCACTAGGTTTCATTTGAACCTCGGAGCTTAATTTACCAAAATTCATCCTATACTTCTTTTTTTTATTCAAGTTCAAAAAATTGAATACTTTCTGTGATATATAACAGATATTACTGTTATTACTGTTATTAGGTGAACACTTCAAATGCACATTCATACTAGTTCCCCCTATTCTCCCATAAAAACTTTCCATAATTCAAAGGGTTAGCAAAAGACCTTTGAATCTTATCATCAGTACAAGCTAGGTAAATCGTGTCTTTTCCTGGTTTAGCGTTACATTCTATAAACCATATTTTTAAGTTTTTATCTAGGGCAAAATCAATTCCTATTTCACCAAAAGGTCCATATAATTTTTCTATTGAGTTAAAAGTGATTATCAAAAATTTTTCGATCCTATTTTTTAAATTATTTATATAATCAACAGAAAAGTTTAACTCATTTCTGAAGAAATTATCAAACTGATTAACAATAGCTCCCGAACTCGTGCTCGTAACATGACTATTTTTTCTCCCTATTCGAACCATATAAGGACCTACCTCAAGATTTCCTTGACCATTTTTTTGAACTTCTGCTCTCATATCTACATTACAGCCGTTAACTTTCAAAACATCAATTCCTGCTTGAATCATTACTTCCTTACCATAAAAGAAATTATTTATTTCTTCTATCAAATTATCAAATGAATTAAAGCTTTTAATTAATAATCGTTTACTTCGATATTTTAAGATAAAGGTGTTACCCTCTGCTCTTATATTGGCAACACCTAGGCTGTTATGTCCTAATATGTCTTTTAAATAAACACCTGAAAAGTTATTTAACATACTTAATAAGTCATGTGGTGATTTATATAAAATTGACTTTCTAAGATAAGGAGTCATCTCTTTAAAAGATAACAGGTTATTGTAAACATTCCACTTGTCAAAAAAGTATTTTGAGTTTATCTTCAACGGCTTGGCTATTTTATCAATTTCTTCCCTAATTTTTTGGGACTTTCTCTGCTGAGATGTAAGTGTTGCACCACCCCGATCATACAGTACATCGGGATAAGGGAACTCTTTAACCTGAAAAGTATGATTTTTATTACTATAATAAGTGCCATGTATTTTTTGTTGTGAAAAATCAATATCCTTAATTGAAAAAAAATATAGAATACTGTTCACATCTCGGTTCGCTTTACTCATTTTTAATTGTCTAAAATGGGGATGCTGTTTCTTTGCTTTACGAACTCGACCACTACTTATAAAAACACCTATAACAGGTCCAAGGTATATTTGATTATTTTTTATGAGTAAGTTCGTTTCCAATTTATCAATAATACCTACTTTATCTGCTATATACTTTGAAATGACTAAATCTTTTTCGGTGTTATTTTTATAACAGGTAGCTTTAGTTTTAAAAGTCCCAACATTTAAGTCAACATAGAGGGAGGAATTAAGTTTGTTAAATATGCTTGAAGGAACACTAATATTTGAGGTGTTTTTTTGGATAGTATTAATAACAACTTTTATAGATTTATTGTCCATTTGCTAGTCCCTTCCTTTCCATAATATTTAGGTACTATATTGTATTATTAAATGAATCCTTTAGTGCGGGAGCCTATGAAACTTCAGAGAATACAAATTATCATAAAAGCTTGTCCTTTCCATTTTTATAATTAAAAGGAGATTCAATTTGACTATTTCGTTAGTTGATTGTTACCCTCTTTTAAAGAAAGATTCCTCGCTATGGTAGATACTTATTACCAAAGTCTAGTATGTCTGCAACTTATCTATCTTGGAGTTGTTATAAGCGGTTACTCAATTCAACTTATTTATTATGAGATACTCTTTCAATAGGAAAGCTCATACATCTTGGCCCTCCACCACTTTTCAGGGTCTCTTTTAGATTTAATGCTATCACTTCAAAACCAAGAGCAGATAGTTGATAGTTAACATCTTTTGCTTTCGCATGACTGATAATTGTATCATTACCGATATTCAAAAGGTTACAAGCATGTTGAAAAACTTGTTCTTTAGTAACTTCGATTAGTTGAAAGTTTTTATCTTTGAGATAGTTCATAAAGTCTGTAGATAGTGCTTCAGGGCACACTATTGCCAATTTCTCAGCAATTACATTACAGATCATATCTATGTGTAGAAAGTCTTTATGAAAATCTACAGGAATTAGTTTAATTCCTGTATCTTGAAGGGCTAGCTCTAACTCTTTTATTCCTATCATATCAGTCCTTATTCCAATACCTACAGCAGCTGTCTGATCATCGAGATACATAAAGTCTCCACCTTCAAAAACTCAATGACTAAGCTTATGGTAGATAGGGATTTGATACTTTGATAAAGTATGTTCAAATAGTCTATGTTCACCCCGGCGAATTGCCTTGAAAAATCTACCCATAATAATTCCTTTTGGAGTAGTCACACCTAAATCTCTAGTATTTACTTGATAATTGATATGCTGATGGATCTCCGCAGGAATTACTTCAACACTATTGGATTTAAAAACATCTACAAATTCATCATGTTCTTTACATGCCCTATCTATATTGATCCCTACTTGATTATTCTTTTGAGATATCACATTAAGGGGGTTTTAATATTAAGATATTCTGGCCTCGCAAGAAGTACCTTTGTTAATTTGCTATATTCATCTATAACATTCGGCATTTTAGTCACCTCTTAAATTTATTCTTTATTAACTAATTTTAGTGTTACCTATAATGGTATGTGTTATTAATAATTTAAAATGATTAAAACTGTGTTTAGTCTCAAAAAGTCGTTAAATATTAGTTTTCCATAAGTACTTCCCATAGTTTAAAGGATTAGAGAAAGATCTATAAATTGTGTTATTATCACAAACAAGATATATTGTATCTTTTCCTGGTTTAGCATTGCATTCAATAAACCAAATATTCAGGTTATTATCTATAGCAAAATCAATTCCTATTTCTCCGAATGGACCATAAATACTCTCTATAGCATTAAAACTTTTCAAAAGAAATTTGCTAATTCTTTCTTTTATTTGAGCAATTGTCTTATCTGAATAGTTCAGTTTATTTCTAAAAAAATCATCAAAACTATATACAAGGCCGCCAGATCTAGTACTAGTAACATGATTAGCTTTGTTCCCCTTACGTACCATATAGGGACCTAACTCTATCTTTCCTTCACTATTTCTTTGTACTTCCGTTCGTAAATCTATATTGCAACCATCTACCTTTATTACATCAATTTCCTCTTGTAGAATTGCCTTACTATTTTGAAATAGTCTATTCAACTCATTTATTAATTGGTCAAATGAATAAAAATACTTAGTTAGTATTTTATTATTAGAATACATTAATTCAAAATTGCTATTTGAGAATTTTTTTGAGATAAGTCTGTCATAAAGTTTACGGAAAATTGAAGAGGAATTTTCGGCTCTTGTAACTCGTGCAATCCCATTACTATTATTCCCATAACAACTTTTAATGTAAATTGTTGAATTTAATTTAAATATGTCTATTAGATCATTCTGACTATTGTATAAGATGGATTTAGGTGAATAAGAAGACATCTCTTTATCTTTAACAAGATGGTTATAAACATCCCATTTGTCAAAAAAGTATCTTGAGTTGATTTTAAGTGGTGCAGCAGTTTT includes the following:
- a CDS encoding YheC/YheD family protein; the encoded protein is MDNKSIKVVINTIQKNTSNISVPSSIFNKLNSSLYVDLNVGTFKTKATCYKNNTEKDLVISKYIADKVGIIDKLETNLLIKNNQIYLGPVIGVFISSGRVRKAKKQHPHFRQLKMSKANRDVNSILYFFSIKDIDFSQQKIHGTYYSNKNHTFQVKEFPYPDVLYDRGGATLTSQQRKSQKIREEIDKIAKPLKINSKYFFDKWNVYNNLLSFKEMTPYLRKSILYKSPHDLLSMLNNFSGVYLKDILGHNSLGVANIRAEGNTFILKYRSKRLLIKSFNSFDNLIEEINNFFYGKEVMIQAGIDVLKVNGCNVDMRAEVQKNGQGNLEVGPYMVRIGRKNSHVTSTSSGAIVNQFDNFFRNELNFSVDYINNLKNRIEKFLIITFNSIEKLYGPFGEIGIDFALDKNLKIWFIECNAKPGKDTIYLACTDDKIQRSFANPLNYGKFLWENRGN
- a CDS encoding YheC/YheD family protein is translated as MKNLFKVTISIIQNTSKTLWVPHRIYKLLDNPNHIDFQVSINKITVTCCKGNDDNKIFIPKYIAQQMGLSDKLITNLIVHNNQIHLGPVIGVFVSNGRVRKAKKQHIHFRFIEMVKGNQEANAILYFFSVKDVDFKNQRIYGTHYNKNVKKFEEKSFPYPDILYDRGGGTLKSQKIISQRIRNELNKTAAPLKINSRYFFDKWDVYNHLVKDKEMSSYSPKSILYNSQNDLIDIFKLNSTIYIKSCYGNNSNGIARVTRAENSSSIFRKLYDRLISKKFSNSNFELMYSNNKILTKYFYSFDQLINELNRLFQNSKAILQEEIDVIKVDGCNIDLRTEVQRNSEGKIELGPYMVRKGNKANHVTSTRSGGLVYSFDDFFRNKLNYSDKTIAQIKERISKFLLKSFNAIESIYGPFGEIGIDFAIDNNLNIWFIECNAKPGKDTIYLVCDNNTIYRSFSNPLNYGKYLWKTNI